From Candidatus Desulfatibia profunda:
TTCTTATGCAATTTTTCCTGTGTGTACTGGGGATGGTAATGGTAGTGGAAGGTCTTCCATATTTTGCATTTCCGGACAAAATGAAAATGTTGATCCAAAAGGTTCTTGAAATGCCTGACAGTACCATCCGAAAGTTCGGTTTCGTGCTGATGCTGATGGGGGTCGGACTCGTTTATATAGGAAAAAGCTGATTTGTGTTTGGTGTTTTGTATTGGGTGTTTTGTAATTGACTAATATCAGACACTATATATCCACAAAAAATATAACAAATCAAAAAAAGAAATGGCTCCGTCCTTCTTTTGAAAAATTATAAATATCAACCGCCCGCTTCGCTCAAGACGCAGAGATCGCAGAGAAAATAAATACTTAACCTCTGCGATCTTTGCGACTTTGCGGTGAACTATTGCAGAGAATTATAAAAATCACAGTATGTTTAATCTACAAGATTACGATTATATGCTTCCCGAAGAGCTGATTGCGCAACGGCCGGCGGCGCAGCGAGACCGATCGAAGCTTCTTTATCTGCACCGACAATCCGGCCGCCGGTCCCATCATCAGTTTTACGAACTTTATGATCTTCTTTCCCCCTCGGACACACTGGTTGTCAATAATACCGAAGTGGTTCCGGGACGGCTGTTTGGAAACAAAGACACCGGGGGAAAAGCTGAAGTTCTGATGTTGGACTATGCCGGCATTTGCCGGGCAAAGACAGATGGCGAATTTGTTTGCCGGTGTCTGGTTAGAAGTTCAAAAAGACCCCGGATAGGAACATCAATTTCCTTTGATCAGGGCTTGACGGCTGAAGTCATCGATCTTCAGGATGATATTTTTACCTTAAAGTTCTCTTTCAGCGGCGATTTTGAACGCATTCTTTACCGAATAGGAAATGTGCCCCTGCCGCCGTATATCAAGCGCACTCAGGATGATGGCGACTTTAATGACCGGATATTTTACCAGACTGTATACGCATCTCAAAAAGGCGCCATTGCCGCACCGACCGCAGGGCTCCATTTTTCAACAAAGCTTCTTGAAAAATTAAGCGAAAAAGGCATCGGAATTGTTGCAATTACGTTGCACGTCAGTTATGGAACATTTTTGCCCGTCAGGGTGGCGGATATCCGCGAGCACCGCATGCATTCAGAGAGATACCATATTGCCAAAGAAAGTGCTGACGTGATAAACCGCATGAAGGCAAGCGGAAGCCGGATTGTCGCCGTGGGAACAACCTGTGTGCGCACGCTGGAGTATGCGGCCGATGATAAGGGCCGTGTTGCCTGCGGCAGCGGAAATTGTGATCTTTTTATCCATTCCGGCTACAGGTTTAAGGTCATCGATGTCATGATTACCAACTTCCATTTGCCCCGATCAACGCTTTTAATGCTGGTCTCAGCGTTTGCAGGCCGTGACAGGGTTCTTGAGGCATACAAAGAAGCAATCCAAAAAGGATACAGATTTTACAGTTATGGTGATGCGATGTTAATAGCTTAGAGCTTAGAGCGAAGGGTTTTGAGTTATTACTCTATGCTCTCTGCTCTAAGCTTAGCAGGGAGAACATGTTCGATTTCAAGGTGGTTGCGGAATCCGAAACAACCCGCGCCCGGGC
This genomic window contains:
- a CDS encoding DUF2065 domain-containing protein → MQFFLCVLGMVMVVEGLPYFAFPDKMKMLIQKVLEMPDSTIRKFGFVLMLMGVGLVYIGKS
- the queA gene encoding tRNA preQ1(34) S-adenosylmethionine ribosyltransferase-isomerase QueA, yielding MFNLQDYDYMLPEELIAQRPAAQRDRSKLLYLHRQSGRRSHHQFYELYDLLSPSDTLVVNNTEVVPGRLFGNKDTGGKAEVLMLDYAGICRAKTDGEFVCRCLVRSSKRPRIGTSISFDQGLTAEVIDLQDDIFTLKFSFSGDFERILYRIGNVPLPPYIKRTQDDGDFNDRIFYQTVYASQKGAIAAPTAGLHFSTKLLEKLSEKGIGIVAITLHVSYGTFLPVRVADIREHRMHSERYHIAKESADVINRMKASGSRIVAVGTTCVRTLEYAADDKGRVACGSGNCDLFIHSGYRFKVIDVMITNFHLPRSTLLMLVSAFAGRDRVLEAYKEAIQKGYRFYSYGDAMLIA